ACCCCTACTTTGGCATCTTCTTAATTGGTACGGCAGGTTCTCAAGTTCAGCTCAAATCGCTGGTTCGCGAATTCAGTCGGCGATTTGCCGAGCAGATTCCGCGTGGAATGAACGTGCGTCCCGCCGATTTCGCCTCCGGCTGGGTGATCCTCGACTTGATTGACGTTGTCGTACATCTATTTCTGCCCGAACAACGCGAGTTCTACAATCTGGAACGCCTGTGGGGCGACGGCAAGACGCTGCGCGACGAGCGACGCCGCCTCTAAGAGCGCGTCCCCAAACCCCATCTGTGGAGTTTTGGGACCGGCTCTAATTCGCCGCAGGGACTTGCGGCAGGGACTTGCGGCAGGGACAGCGCTACTCTGCGCTAACAGCCTGCGTTGACCGTTGCCAGGGCGGCGCCAGAGGGTGAGTCGCGCTCAGTAGATTCCAAACCCCGGCCAGAGCTAGCAACAGCCCGATCCCGGAGACGATCCCAAGCGCAAACGCCCCCTCTCCGCCGGAGCTGCGAGCAGCTATGATCATTCCCAGAAGCCAGGCCGCGCCCAGCAGGCACAGGCCAAGCGCGTGCACAATAAGCAGAATCGCCCCTGGTCGGCGCTGGCGCAGAATGATGCCCAGCGTACCACACAACGCCAGTGCCAGCAGCACGCCCGAGGCGGCGGCAATTGCAGAGACGGGCGGTAAATTTTGCATCGCCGGCGAGGCGCCCTGGGCGCTGAGCAGGCGAGCCAGCAAGATGATCAGGGCAATGAGCGCCATAAGGCCGCTGCTGCCAGCGGTAATGCCAATACAGAGTTTCCAGGCGAGTCTCATCCGGCGATCAGGGTCCACAAGACACGGGAACGACGGTGCGCCGCGGCGGCCAGCGAAATGCGCCGCAGCTTCGCCGCAAAAGGAATAGCGGCCGTGGCCATAGAGGAAACTCTGGCCTCGAGCCGTTCCATGAGCGGTCAGTGCAACTATGATAACTGCAGAACTGGAGCGCGCCGTCCAGGCAGCGCTGGAAACGATCGAACACCCCGGCTATAAGCGCAGCCTTGCCGACCTTGGCATGTACGGCGGATTGAGCGCCGACGGCGAAAGCCTGCGCCTGCTGCTACGCAGCCCCGACGCTGATAAGAAAGCTCAGATTGCGCTTGAGGCGCAGGTGCGCAAGGCGCTTTCACCCGTGGAACTGCCGGCCAAGCTCAAGATCCGCTTTGAAGTTGATGAGAGCCTGAAGCCGGGAGACGATGGCAATCGAATCCGGGGCGTAAAGAACCTGATCGCGGTGGGCTCGGGCAAAGGCGGCGTTGGCAAGAGCACCGTTGCTGCCAATCTCGCGGCGGCCATGGCGCTGCGCGGCCTGCGCGTTGGTTTGATCGATGCGGACATCTATGGCCCGTCGCTGGGACGCATGTTTGGACTGCAGGGGAAGATTCCGCTGCATGGCGATGGGAAGAATCGTATCTTTCCGGTGGAAGCGCATGGCGTAAAGCTGGTCTCCTTCAGTTTCATGCTGGAGAATGATCAGGCTGTTATCTGGCGCGGTCCGATGCTGGGCAAGGCCGTGGAACAATTTCTGTTTCAGGTCAATTGGGGCGAGCTCGACTACCTGATCATAGATCTGCCGCCAGGAACGGGCGATGTGCAGCTTTCGCTGGCGCAACTGGTTGAGGTGGATGGCGCCGTGATTGTCACCACGCCTCAGAATGTGGCGCTGCAGGACGCCAGCCGCGCCATCCGTATGTTCATGGATGTTAAGATGCCGATTCTGGGCGTCATCGAGAATATGTCGGAGTTTATCTGTCCGGAATGCGGACATGTATCGCATATCTTTTCGCGCAATGGCGGCGAGTCTATAGCAGCGAAGTACAGCGCCCCCCTGCTGGGAAACATTCCAATTACAGAAGCAATCATGCAGTCCGGCGAAGAAGGCGTTCCGCTGGCGGCAGCGCTCAAAGAAGGTCCGATGGTAGAGGCCTACTTTCAAGTCATCGATCGTCTGGCCGTCGAAATTGAGAAGTACCGCTAGGTCTGCCCGGTAGCAGGGCCAGGCGCGCGAGGTCTATAAAAAAGAAAAGGGGCGCTGGTTTGCGCCCCTTGGTCTGCGAACTTCTTCGCCAATCACAGTTGAGAGATACGGAATCGCTGTGAATTAGCCGCGAAAGAAGACGCCAAGCAAAGATTCGGCCACGCGGTTGGCCTGCTCATCGCTTACTGCATCGTATTCGCCGCGAGCAACGCGCTCCTTGATGTCACGCAAGCGTTCGGCGCGATCCGGTTCTTCAGTTTGCAGCGCGGCTTTGGCAACCCGGGCTGCTTCCGCTGCGCGGGCGCCTTCGGCTGATATGGTTACAGCATCGCCGGCGCGCAAGGGGGTTTCGGCGCGAGCGGTCGGCTCGTTCTTTTTGGGTCCGTAGTTGGGACCGACGCCCCCGACTTTATCAATAATCATGACAGTGTACCTCTCCATTTGCATTATCGGCCGCCAGCAGAATCCACATAAATAATTTTCCGGAAAGCGCCAGGTCCCGGGGCCCCCGGCAACGTCTCATGGCAGATCCTGGCCGGAGGGCGGGGCAGCATCGCGGCTGCGCCCCGGCGGCCCTAAGAGGATCGTAAATTCGCCGCGAAGCTCAAGATTTGCCAGTAGCCTTTCCGGGGGCTGACCCGGCTGCCAGCGCCTTATGTCCTCGAAGCGCTTGGTCAGCTCCCGAAATACCAGTATTTCGCGCTCTGGCAGCAACTCCATCGACTCGCGCAATAAGGCCTGGACTCGATGGACGCTTTCGTAGAGGGCCAGGACGCCATCAAAGTCCCGCCACTGCTCCAGAAAGCGGCGGCGGGGGCCGCCCTTATGCGATAGGAAGCCAGTGAAGAGCGTTGGATTGGTTTGCCAACCGCTGGCCGAAAGCGCGGCGGTCAGGGCTGAGGGTCCCGGAATGGGTACAAGCGGACAATCGGGCAGCAGATCGCGGACCATGCGAACCAGGGAGGAACCGGGGTCGGAGAGGCCTGGCGTGCCGGCGTCGCTGACCAGGGCCAGGCGCTGTTGGGACTGCAGCGCGCGCAACGCGGCCTCGTTGTCTTCCTGCTGACGATGGACGCGATAGGACTTGAGCGGCGTTTTCAAGCCATAATGGTGCAGCAGACGCGAAGTCGTCCGCGTGTCCTCGGCCAGCAGCAAATCGACGCCGGCCAGCACGCGTAACGCGCGCAGGCTGATGTCCTCCAGATTGCCGATCGGCGTGGCGACGATGTAAAGGGCCGGCCCGGCCGGCAGCTCCGGATCAAGCGTAAGCGTCAGGGATTGCACGGAGTTCCCGAGGGACAGAGGGCCACATTGGCAGCGGCGCAGGCGCTGATCTCTGCGCCGGCAATCGATTCCAGGCCTTCGCGCGTATAAGCGCTCATCCGAAAATAGTAACGTTCGCAGGTAGCAAAGTACTCTGGCGAGGGCGGCGCCTTGAAGTAGTTCAAGCGCTGCGTGATGCGATTTGTGGTATCCGGCGGCTGGTCGGCGTGGTTGAAACTGGGGCGGACCCCTGAAGGCAAGTAGGGCTGACCGCTGACGCCGCCCAGAATGGCCTGGGCTGAGGTTGCGGTGTTGTTGATATACAGGTTGTAGCCAACAAATCCGCTTTCTTGATTTGTAAGGTAGTATTGTAAGTCGAAGCCGTACTGCAGCGGTTGGCCAATCGCTTGAATCTCGACGGCCTGCACGGAGACAATTGCCGGGGCGCCGATGGGCGTGAGCGCCACGTACAGAGGGTAGATGGCGTCATCGGCGTTCACGCCGCAGGCGGATAGACCCAGGGCCGCCGCCAGAATGGCCGCTTTTCTTGCCATCACGCGTTCCAGCTGGTAGCGTGGCAGGCGGCCCTTGCGGGTCAAGCAAAGCTCCAGCTATGAAATCCAACGCCCTGGTCTATCCCATTTATCTGGCATGCTGTGCGGCGCTGGCATTCTACTTTTTGTTTACATCGAGTCGGGAGTCGGCCGGACATTCGGATGCCGATCTGATTGGCGCAGTACTGGCCGGTCGGGCTGGCGCGGATTCTGGCGGCGAGGAGGACGGGCCCGAATCAATCTTCGATACCCCTTTCTATTCCAGCGCGCAACTCAGCCGTCCGATCGCCGAAGAGGAGGGCGAATTGCCCGACAATGGCGAGGAGCCGGAGATTCTGGATCCCGCAAATCCAGACAACCCGGTCAACCCGATGACCGGCCAGCGCTTTCCCGATTCAGCAATGCGCGTCTTCGATCGATTGCGCGATCGTTTCCCTACCAACAGTTTGCTGCCCAGACGACAGAGCGCCGCAGAACGCCAGGCCGAGGATACGGAGCGCTTGCGTGTCATGAGTCTTCAGTCCAGTATTGCTACAGGCCAGGCCTCCCGCGACCAGGTGAATGAATTCTATGACTTTCAAGCGAAGAGCTGGCGCGATCGTCTGGAACTGATTGAGTTTGTAGTTGGCGAGAAGGGCGACGCTATGTCGCCGGAAATTCGTCAGCAGTATGATCGCGTCAGAAGCATGAGCGACGAGCAGGTCAAGGCGCTTGAGGCGCAGCGTCAGGCTGCCCTTAGCAGAGCGCACTGAAAAAAGGTCAACTGTCGCTTGCCGCCGCTGCGATGGCCAGAGCTTTGCGTCCTCCGGCTAGGCGCCTGGCAGCAGCTGAAGTATGTTGGTTTCCCGGCTGGCGACGCCCTCAATGTCCTCGTAGGTTGGCGTTACGATGCGCGACATTTGGCGCACGCCGACAGCGGGAGCATAGCTTCGTCCCGGATCGGCAATTACGACTCTGGCGCCCTGATCGGCCGCCTGTTGCAGCATCTTCAGGCTGCGCTCAGCCAGCTTCTGTTCGTAAAGCATATCGCCCACAACAATCAAATCAAATTCAGCAAGCTCGCTGCTGCTGAGCGCAAAGGCATCCTGGATGCGAAATTGCGCCTCGCACTGGTTGACAGCCGCCATGGCGCGCGCCAGATCAACGGCATCTGCGTCCAGATCGATGCCAAGGGCGCGGGCGCCACAGAGCGAAGCCGCGATGGTTGCCAGACCATTGCCACAACCGATGTCCAGCAATCGCAGTTTCTTGTTCAGAAGTTTGCTTTCAAACAAATAGCGCGCCAGCGCGCGCGCCCCGGGCCATACCAGACACCAGAAGGGCGGCGGCGCGTGGGCCCCGCGCTCCGCTACGACTTGCTTCCAGATTTCGGAGAAATGGCGCGTATTGAAGGCCAGAATTGCGGGCGAGAGCGGGTCTGGCGCAAGTTCAGCATAGTCGCTCAAGAACCGACGCACCAGCGGCCGCTGTGCAGCTTGCAGGGCGCGATCCATGAGCGGATGCCGCTCGCCGCCAAGCCGCGCCATGCTAGTTCGCTTCCGACGCTGCGGCGTCGACTGGCGCAAGTACCGCGGCATCATCAAAGGACGCCTTGTTGATCAGACGACTGATTGCGCGAAATCGAAATCCATCTTCCAGCGCTGTCTGGGACAGGCTCGCAATTTCCGCTTCTGACTGCAAGGCAGGGTCCAGCCAGGCCGACCAGCTTTCCGGCGGCAATATCAAGGGCATACGCTCGTGGATCGACTGCATCGCTGTCGAAGCCGCTCTGGTGAGAATGGCGCAAGTGCCGCTTCCGGCTTGCTCATCGTTTTCCGGCGAAGGCGTCCACAGCGCTGCCAGGGCCATTGTGGCGCCGTCCTGGCGATCAATGTAGTACGGTTGCTTTGCGTTTTTGCCTGATTTGACTGGTCCCGACGCTGCGGTCTGCCATTCGTAAAAGCCGCTGGCCGGAATCAGCGCCCTGTGTCGCAAGAAGGCCTCGCGAAAGGAAGGTTTCTGGCTGGCTGTCTCCAATCGGGCATTGATCAGCCGCGCCGATTCGGCCCTATTTCGGGCCCAGGCCGGAATCAATCCCCAGAGCATCGAGCTTAAGATGCGTTTGCCGTCGGCTAAGGAACGGACCACGGCAATCTCTTGACCCGGCGCAATGTTGTAGCGCGGAATCAGATCCTCCAGCAGAGGCAAATCAAACTGACGGGCCAGCTGATCAGGCGAAAGGAGCAGTGCAAAGCGGCCGCACACAGTTCGACCTTAGAGACGGTCGCCGTCGGCGCTGCAGGAGCGCTCTGCTATGATCTGATTGAGGCGGGCCTGGACCTTCGGCGGGCAGGAGTAGCGGCGAACATGAGCAAGCAATTCTACGCTGCTCCGGAAGCTGGCAAAAAACTCGCGGCATTCAACGCAGTCTTCAAAATGCTTGAGCCACAGACGCTTGAGCTCCTGGTCGAGCTCGCCGTCCATATAATCCGTCATCAAGTCGACGAAGTGGTAGCAATCGATGGCTTCCATATACGTTGCTTATTGCTCTTCCCAGTAGTCGCTCAAGCGAGCGCGCAACATCAGACGCGCCCGATGCAGCCGGGTCTTTACGGCGCCGCCGTTGATCCCAAAAATCCCGGCAATTTCCTTAATCGGCAGCTCCTGAACTTCTTTCAAAATAAATAGCTCCCGATAGCCGTCTGGCAGCGATCCGATCGCTCGCTCCAGTCTTTCCTGCAGTTCTTCCAGCAATACCGGGTCGTCTTCCTTTCTGACGCTGAAGATCGTCGTCGGGTTTCGCTCCCAATCGCTGCGCGCCAGGATTTCTTCGTCAAAGGCGACAGAATTCTGGCCCTTCTTACGCAGCCGGCTCAGCGCTCCGTTGGAGGCAATGGCGTAGATCCAGGTCGATAGTCGCGAGCGACCTTCGAATCCGCCGATTTTGTCGAAGACGGCGAGAAAAGTTTCCTGGGTCAGTTCCTCGGCGTCATCAGGATTTCGCGTCAGCCGCAGGGTAAGGTTATAGATGCGATCGCGGTAGGCGTCGACAAGACGGCGAAAGGCGGCCTCTTCGCCCCGGCGCAGCTGCTCAAGAAATTCAGGGCTTTCGAGGTCCTGCAACGATGGCTGTGGCGCCTCCACGTCGACAGCTCACTGATAGCGGCCCGCACTAGCAACCAGGATTAGGCGCCCCTGACAACGGCTGGCGACTGTAGCTTTGCACTCGACCAGCAGCGAGTTTCGATTCTGCTGGACCTGATTGGCCTTTGAATCGCGGCAGGGAGTAGATGGATAAGACCACCATTCTGGGCGGAGCAATGCGCCAGGTACAGAAGCAAACCAGGGAATCAATCTGGGAGCTTGGCGCTGCGGTGCTGCGCGAGGCTTTGCAAGATGCCGAACTGGAGACCGTCGATGCAGTGTACAGCTCCAATATGCTTGGCGACGAACTGCAGCAGGTCAAGCACCTCGCGGCCTTGATCGCCAGCGAGGCCGGCCTTCGCTTTCCCGAGGCGATGGAAATACGTGCGGCTATGGCTGGCGGCGCTGCCGCCCTGCGCGCCGCCTGTTTGCTGATTGAAAGCGGGCAGGCTACAAGCGTCGCGGTGGTGGGCGTGGAACAAATGAGCAGGGAGGGCGTTCAGGCTGCCCTGGCCAAAGCCTTGCATCCGCGTCTGGAGACGGCGCGCGGCGGCACGATGCTGACGGCGGCGGCCGAGATCATGGAGCAATATCTGAAGCTCAATGGGCCCGACATCGAGGCCTTTTCTAATTTTGCAGTCAACGCCAGGGCCAACGCCGCTCGCAATCCACAGGCCCTTTTTCAGCAAGCGGTGGATGCCTGCACGGTGAACGAAAGCCGCGTCGTCGCTGCGCCGCTTCGCCTCTATGATTGTGCGCCAATCTGCGACGGGGCGGCGGCCATTGTTCTGGGCGCGGCGTCGCACAAGGCGCAGCGCCGCGAGCGACGGGAGGTGCGCATTGTCGCCTCGGCGGCGGCAGCGGACCATATGGCGGTTGCCGAGCGCCCCGATCTGCTGTCCCTTTCTGCAGCTCACATCAGCGCCGCGCGCGCCTACGCCATGGCCCGACTGGGTCCTCAGGATATTGACTTTTTCGAATTGCATGACGCCTTCAGTATCATGGCGGTCATGGCGCTGGAGGCCTGTGGATTTGCCGAGCGCGGGCAAGGCTGGCGGCTGGCAGCGGACGGCGCCATTTTTGCCGACGGCGGTTTGCCGCTGCAGACGATGGGCGGCTTGCTCGGTCGCGGCCATCCGATCGGCGCCACCGCCATCTATCAAACGCTGGAGGCCTACTTACAAATCAGCGGCCGGGCCGGCGCCAACCAGCTTGGCCGGGCTGATGTTGGCATGTTGCAAAGTATTGGCGGCGCCGGCGTCAGCCTGTTTACGCACATTCTGCGCGGCGCATAGCGCTACGCTTTACTTACGCTGCTTGCGATCGGATTGATCCAGCGACTGCTGCAGCAGTCGACCAAAGCTGCTCATCCCGCCCTGGTCGCTATCTTGCTTTTGCATGTACTGTTCGAATTCGCGACGTTGGTCGGCATCCTGGACCCGGTTGACGGACAGGCTGATACGCTCTCGATCGCGATCGATGCGCGCCACCATAACGCGCAGTTGTTGACCTTTCTGAAAGAATTGTTCCAGACGCTGGCCGCGCGGCACGCCGCTTTCCGCCGGCGGAATCAGACCGTGGAAGGCGCCCGGCAGCTTTACAAAGATGCCAAAGTTCTTTACGCTATCGACTTCGCCTTCGAGTATTTCGCCTTCATTGAACGGCAATTTTCCCTTCCAGGGATTATCCAGCAGCGCGCGCAGCGAAAGCGTAATGCGATCCTCTTTCCAGTCGACGCTGAGCACCTGGGCGCGCAGTTCCTGTCCAACTTTGACCGCTTCCGAGGGATGCTGCAGGCGCGTAAAACTCAATTCTGAAATGGGAATCAATCCCTGTACGCCGCCAAGGTCCAGAAAGGCGCCAAAGTCCTGCAGCGAGGCGATAACGCCGCTGACTACATCGCCAATCTGCAATCGAGTGGAGAGTTCTTCCTTCTGTTTGCGCCGCTGTTCGTCGCGAAAAGCTCGACGCGAAGCAATCACGCGCTTGCCGGAGACCTCGGTAATCAGGAACTCCATTTCGCCCTTTGCCTGATCTTCGTTGTCCATCTGCGATGCCGGGCAAAAGGCCATAGCATCGCCGATCTGGATTTCGAAACCGCCTTTGATCTTGCTGGCGACGCGTCCGCGTACTGGCATGCGCTGCTCAAAGGCCTGTTGCAAGGCCGCCTGGCGAATACGACCGCTTGGCGTCAGCGTGAACAACTTCTCGCCGCCATGCACTTCCTGAAAAAAGGCGCGCAGCCGCTCGCCATTGTTGACGGTAATGCGGCCCTCGCGATCCAGCAGCTCCTCGCGGCGAATGACGCCCGGTCCATAATCGCTGCTGACGATCACAAACTCTTTGTCCTGATTGTTCTGGACGCGCAGTTCCACGGCTGCGCCCGGCTCGATCTGTCCCGAGCGCTGGAAGTCGGCTTCCAGCATTTTCGCAAAGGCGCTCTGTTCATTGCGGTCTTTGCCGATCTGTCTGCTTTTCATCGTTCTCTATCCGAAGCTCAACTGGCTTTCAGGCTATTCCTGTATGGTTGCGACAGCGCTCAATCGCTGCGAAAGCGAACATGGCCCTCGCGGCCGATGTCTTCCGGCGAAATGCCCATTTGTTGCATCAGCAGCTCGCGGTAGTCATAGATTCGTTCGCCGCCACAACTGCCATCTGTGGCCGCCTGGATTACGACGCCATCGATTTCTCGCTCGCGAAGGCCAAAGCCATCGCAGGGCGTGGGCAGCACGTCGGGCGGCGGCTGGTCGCGATCGGGCAATTGTTTGAATTCGGGATAGGCGCGATTGGATTGTTGATAGATACGACGGTAGAAGCTGCCCATCACCGGCGCAGCAATCTGACCGCCGGCCATTCCCGAACCCATGGTGATGCTTGATTTGTCGAAGCCGAACCAGATAGCGCTGGCATATTCCGGATTGAAGCCGGTGATCCAGGCGTCCGAGAAATTGGAGGTCGTCCCTGTTTTACAGGCCAGATCGCCGCGAAAGCCGCCGTCGCCGCGAACGCCGTGAACTGCAGTGCCGGCATTCGCCACTTCTTTCATCATCGTTCGCAGAATGTAAGCCAGTCCAGGCTCAATGACCTGAATGCGGTTTTCACGAGTGCGCAGCGCAATCAGGCGACGTAAGCGATCCTCTTGATTGTAGATTGTCTCGCCGCTCTGGTCGGTCACGTAGCGAACGGGAAAGGGAAAGACATCCTTGCCATTGTTGGCAATGATCGAAACCGCCGTGGCCAGCTCCATCGGCGTGATCTCGCTGGAACCCAGGGCCATCGCCGGATCTGGATTGAAGCGCGAGGTATCGCTGATTTTCATCAGACGCGCTGCCAGGTCGATGATCGGCTCCGGTCCGACGCGGAAGAAGGTCATAACCGCCGGCGTATTCAGCGACAGGGCAAAGGCGCGCTTGGCCGGCACCAGGCCCATAAAGCCCTGGTCGTAGTTGCCAGGCGACCAGGCGCTGCCATCAGGCGCGATCGTATAGAAGGGCGCATCATTGACGGCGGAGGTGGAGCTGTAGGCGCGCGTTTCCAGGGCGGCGCCATAGACAAAAATCTTGAAGGCCGATCCGGGCTGACGGCGGGCGCGCAGCACGCGATTGAATTGATTTTTGGGACTGAAATCGGCGCCGCCAATCATTGATGTGATGTAGCCGCTGCGCGGCTCGATGGAAACGAAGGCGCCCTGCACCGTAAGGTTGCTGGTATAAGTATAGGTATCCTTACGAAATTCCTCGAAGGCCGAGGCCTCATTGTTGGCCGGAGTCAGGAAGCTGAGCAGCTGCGCCCCATCGAGCATTTCTGCCTCCATTTCTTTGCGCAATTGTCCGCGATCATCCAGTCCGCGGGAGTAGGGCGCGGAAACTGGCACGAACATGGCCAGACTGTTGCGAATGCCAAAGAGACTGAAATCCACGCCGCCGCGGCCGCCGGCCTGGGCATTGGCGCGGCTGTAACGGTTGACCTCGTCGATTTGCTTCTTCATCTCCTCTTCGGCGATGCGCTGGTGGTTCATGTCCAGCGTGGTATAGACTCTCAGGCCCTGGGTATAGAGCAGCTCCGGTCCAACCTCCGGCGTAGCTTCCAGAATCTGACGAACGTATTCCGTAAAGTAAGGCGCGCGATCCAGACGCTGTCCCCACAGCGAGCGATTGGGCGACTCGACCACAACGCGGTCCCAGTACCTGGCCCAGAAATCATTGTGGATCCCGGCCACCTGATCCTGACGCAAATAGCCGGCGGCCACCATGCGCTGCAGAACGGCAATGTGCGCCTTCTTCGCCGCGCCCGGATAGCGGAAGGGCGAGTAGTCGTTAGGCGCCTTTGGCATGCGCGCCAGCAGCGCGCCCTCGGCGATGGTAAGGTCCTGAACATTCTTGTCAAAATAGAGACGCGAGGCGCAAGCAATGCCCTGGCAGCCGTGACCCAGGTAGATGACGTTGAAGTAGACCTCGAGGATTTCTTCTTTGGACAGGTTCTCCTCGATCTCCAGGGCCAGAATCGTTTCGCGGATCTTGTTGAAGAAGCTGCGCTTACGTTCGCCCTCCGCACCCTGGTAGATGGCCTTGGCCAGCTGCTGCGTCAGAGTGGAACCGCCCTGCACAATATCGCCGGCCAGGACGTTCTTCACCATCGCCCGAAAGATTCCGGGTATATCCAGGCCGAAGTGGTTGTAGAAGTTGTCGTCTTCCACGGCCAGAAAGGCCTGTACGACATGCGGCGGAATGTCCTGCAGCCGCACCAACTCCTGTTTGTGGCGGTACAACTCCGCAAAGACCTCGCCGTTGCGGTCATAAAGACGGGTGGGCGTCGACGGCCGGTAGCTGGCCAGTAGCTGCAATTCCTGGCGACCCTGCACCTGGGAGAGGATCAATCCAAAGACCAGGCCGCCAATCAGAGCTGCGGAGAAGATTCCGGCGACGACGATGCCTTCGGCGGTCAGCAGGACCTTTTTCAGATTCAGGTTCATGATGTGATTCGGGAGCGGAAGAGGGCTGCTTGTTCTGCTTGCCAGATCCAGCGGCTGTCGGAGTCTTCCTGTGATGCAACAGCGGTGGTCCGAGCAGCAGCTCTATTTTCCCCCGGCGACCGACAGCGTTTTCCGGCTGATTGCGCTCCTGATTGCAGCATTTGTCGTTCAATGGGCGGCGGCCAGTCTTTTTTACCCCAATGCCGGCTTCAGCCAGCCGATTGCACATATCTGGGCCGACAACGCCCTGCACATGGACGCTGCCTTCCAGCCGACGCAGATTCTAACCCATGCACTTGTCGCACAGCCAGTCAGCTTCGGCTACTCGCTGCTGGGTTTGATCTTTGATTGTCTGATGATTTACTTCTTTGGCTCGGAGCTGGAGCGAGCCTGGGGCCGTCATAATTTTCTGCGCTTTTTTCTGCTTGGACAACTTGGCGGTCTGAGCCTTGGTCTGGCGCTGGCGCTGTTGCCCGCTTCGTTCTTTGAAAGCCGCAGCTACTTTGGCGTCGACGGTTCGCTTGCGGCGTTGATGACTGCCTATGCCATTTTGTGGCCGGAGCGCGAGGCGCGTCTCTATTTCTTCTTTCCGATCAAGATGAAATGGCTGGTTCCCGCCATGCTTGTTTTGACAGCGCTGCTGGGCAGCGCCATGCGCGTTGTTCTCTATTGTGGCGGCGCCGTAACTGGCGCCCTGTTTCTCTATTACTATGCGCGACGCGGCCGCAATCAATCGACCTATGCATCGGCCAATGCGCCGCAGCGCGTCCGCCCCGGACTGCGCGAACGCTGGGATGAGTACTGGCGCAAGCGTCGGCTGCGCAAGAAGCAGCAGGTAATCAATCAGCGCATAGAAATGAAAAATGAAGTCGATCGTTTGCTGGAGAAGATCTCCCGCCAGGGTATGAACTCGCTCAGCCGTAAGGAGAAAGCATTTCTGGATCGCGCTTCAAAAGAATTCTGAATGCACCGCGATGTCGCTGACCGATCTTTTGCCTGAAGTCCGCGCCGCCCTCGATCGCCTGGTACGATTGTCAGAGCCGGCCTGGCAGTCTTTTGCGGCAAAGTTGCGTTTGCGCTCGTTGAGCGATGGCGAATACTTTCTGCGCGCCGGCCAGCCAGCCGAACAGATCGCCTTTGTGGCCAGCGGCGTGGTGCGCGAATACTTCATCACCGCCCAGGGCTCGGAATACAACAAGGCCTTTGTTCTGCCCGGCAGCTTTAGCGGCTCGCTCTACGACCTCCTGATGGGCGGCTTCTGGAACGTCAGCGATCCGATCCAGCATCATGTCCAGATGGCGCATTTTATCAAAAATGTGAGCATGATCGGCGGCGCGCTGATCATCCTGCATTTTGGCTCCGGGCCGTTGAGTCTCTGGCCTTGAGGCCGGTCCTGAAGTTCGTCGACACTGCGGCGGATTTCAGCACAGGAGAGGACGGGATTGGCTGTTGACATGTTCGCAGCCCTGAACCAAGCGACCTGCTATGCGTGCACTGGCTACACTGCTCCCGTTTTTCTGCCTCTTCGCTTGCATCAGGATACCGCAGACTACCGCCCTCGATGCCGGGCTGCCGCGAATTCTGGTCGATGGCTATCCGCTGCATGTGGAACGCGTTGGCTCGGCGCAGCAGCCGCCTTTGAT
This portion of the Leptospirales bacterium genome encodes:
- a CDS encoding PBP1A family penicillin-binding protein; translation: MNLNLKKVLLTAEGIVVAGIFSAALIGGLVFGLILSQVQGRQELQLLASYRPSTPTRLYDRNGEVFAELYRHKQELVRLQDIPPHVVQAFLAVEDDNFYNHFGLDIPGIFRAMVKNVLAGDIVQGGSTLTQQLAKAIYQGAEGERKRSFFNKIRETILALEIEENLSKEEILEVYFNVIYLGHGCQGIACASRLYFDKNVQDLTIAEGALLARMPKAPNDYSPFRYPGAAKKAHIAVLQRMVAAGYLRQDQVAGIHNDFWARYWDRVVVESPNRSLWGQRLDRAPYFTEYVRQILEATPEVGPELLYTQGLRVYTTLDMNHQRIAEEEMKKQIDEVNRYSRANAQAGGRGGVDFSLFGIRNSLAMFVPVSAPYSRGLDDRGQLRKEMEAEMLDGAQLLSFLTPANNEASAFEEFRKDTYTYTSNLTVQGAFVSIEPRSGYITSMIGGADFSPKNQFNRVLRARRQPGSAFKIFVYGAALETRAYSSTSAVNDAPFYTIAPDGSAWSPGNYDQGFMGLVPAKRAFALSLNTPAVMTFFRVGPEPIIDLAARLMKISDTSRFNPDPAMALGSSEITPMELATAVSIIANNGKDVFPFPVRYVTDQSGETIYNQEDRLRRLIALRTRENRIQVIEPGLAYILRTMMKEVANAGTAVHGVRGDGGFRGDLACKTGTTSNFSDAWITGFNPEYASAIWFGFDKSSITMGSGMAGGQIAAPVMGSFYRRIYQQSNRAYPEFKQLPDRDQPPPDVLPTPCDGFGLREREIDGVVIQAATDGSCGGERIYDYRELLMQQMGISPEDIGREGHVRFRSD
- a CDS encoding rhomboid family intramembrane serine protease translates to MQQRWSEQQLYFPPATDSVFRLIALLIAAFVVQWAAASLFYPNAGFSQPIAHIWADNALHMDAAFQPTQILTHALVAQPVSFGYSLLGLIFDCLMIYFFGSELERAWGRHNFLRFFLLGQLGGLSLGLALALLPASFFESRSYFGVDGSLAALMTAYAILWPEREARLYFFFPIKMKWLVPAMLVLTALLGSAMRVVLYCGGAVTGALFLYYYARRGRNQSTYASANAPQRVRPGLRERWDEYWRKRRLRKKQQVINQRIEMKNEVDRLLEKISRQGMNSLSRKEKAFLDRASKEF